tttcgagttttaaataatttgtatttaattaatttaatttaaaattttttaattaattatttctttttttcgaagaaaattaattttattttgtgatatttgttatttttcacaataaaaggtttttttataattttttttattttaattattttttcgtatttgtcaagatttttatttttaattttttgtttattattttacgattttttataaatcaattaaaaaattattttttctattgtaaaacattttttttaaattctaaaatattaaaaaaaatcgtaattaaaaaaaaattactaaaaattttaaaagattgtttatttaataatattaattatttaatatttttctattaaaaaaaaagcaaattttttaattcgtaaatttttgaaaaaatcgttaactACCTATAAAaagttaactaaaaattttaagatttttaaaaaatatttaaaacaatttaaaaagaaaattttaagttcttaaatatttgaaaaaaaaaatcgtgaaataatttaagaataagaatataatttaacaatttttataaaaaaagttaaaaaaaaatgaataaatatatgaaatgaaataaaaactttaaaatagaaaaaaaaattataattaatataaaaaaaaaaattcttacagaTTTAAACAAATTCCGATTCACATCGAAAAATCCTCCCAAATTAATTCTCGATGGATTCATTTCCGTGGCTCGCAAAAACATATTGATCTCCGTCTGAGCATCTGTATTCATCCAACTCAACTCGACAATCAGCAATTTCTTCTGAAAATTCGTACAAATGCTTTGCGATGCATAATGCGCCTCGTCGCAAATGaagaacaacaaacaaacactgCACATTGCCGTCACAACTAATCCAATATCCTTGACGCCAAAGCCATTCGATATTTGGGACATCAATCCATAAATTGTTAATGTAATGATGACAAACAAGTACAAAGTGATGAACGTAAATGTATAACAAACGGAAAATCCAGTGTCGCGTGCTAATTTACTGAGACGCAACCAAAGAGCGCGATAGTCGGAGATCATTTTTGCGGGTCCAATGTGACGCAGAgcctaaaaaattaacgattttaataaatttctttatttttcaataaaacttactttttgaAAGTCATTTGCAAGTAACAACGCCGATTGGCTCAAAGTTTCGCAGCACAGGAACCAATAAGCGCCCATCATGTAAGTCATTGtatccaaaaaacctaaaaaattaattttttattaaattcttttgaaaaatttttacttacaatACGGAATAACTTGATCCAAACGAAAGTCCACCATAGTAACGTGCGTGATGACAACCGATAATGACGACAAAATTGGTAGAACCACAGCGATCATGAGTGCTTTTGTCCTCAAAGTCAATGCTAACGGGACTTgcgatattttgaaatataatttctcGAAATCAGACCAACTATTGAGCACTGTGGCGACTTTTCGGCACTCATACCACATTAAAGGGATGATAATGACGGGAAAAATATTGACGATGAAGAGATATGCGATAACTGCTTCCTCAAATTTTCCTTCCAGCGTTTGAATTATTCTGATGCGATGGAGAAGGACATACACAATTCCGCcctaaaacgaaatttatttataaaa
The sequence above is drawn from the Culicoides brevitarsis isolate CSIRO-B50_1 chromosome 1, AGI_CSIRO_Cbre_v1, whole genome shotgun sequence genome and encodes:
- the LOC134837566 gene encoding gustatory and odorant receptor 24, which gives rise to MSLFFKSDAVSTVNSFNSATKDRAIFLDVQTKTPEKTENEIKYRNFAGYPPSVKKDAFEEKPRYENSDIIYQNSKPVYLVLKAFGIFPFQTSNGVTTFSYASPNFLYSILIFLVIMGGIVYVLLHRIRIIQTLEGKFEEAVIAYLFIVNIFPVIIIPLMWYECRKVATVLNSWSDFEKLYFKISQVPLALTLRTKALMIAVVLPILSSLSVVITHVTMVDFRLDQVIPYCFLDTMTYMMGAYWFLCCETLSQSALLLANDFQKALRHIGPAKMISDYRALWLRLSKLARDTGFSVCYTFTFITLYLFVIITLTIYGLMSQISNGFGVKDIGLVVTAMCSVCLLFFICDEAHYASQSICTNFQKKLLIVELSWMNTDAQTEINMFLRATEMNPSRINLGGFFDVNRNLFKSLLATMVTYLVVLLQFQISIPDDPNQLIVAANGTFSTPPTTTNHTTM